One genomic region from Cucumis melo cultivar AY chromosome 9, USDA_Cmelo_AY_1.0, whole genome shotgun sequence encodes:
- the LOC103503205 gene encoding mitochondrial phosphate carrier protein 3, mitochondrial-like, whose product MALSDKPSRQSLIPSFLYSSPSSTRTLPLMKMLQSSPTLDSVSSPSPKTFVIPSPTEPSKKIEMYSPAFYTACTFGGILSCGLTHMAVTPLDLVKCNMQIDPAKYKSISSGFGVLLKEQGVRGFFRGWVPTLLGYSAQGACKFGFYEFFKKYYSDIAGPEYAAKYKTLIYLAGSASAEVIADIALCPFEAVKVRVQTQPGFARGLADGLPKFVRSEGTLGLYKGIVPLWGRQIPYTMMKFASFETIVEMLYKYAIPTPKDQCSKSLQLGVSFAGGYVAGVFCAIVSHPADNLVSFLNNAKGATVGDAVKKLGLWGLFTRGLPLRIVMIGTLTGAQWGIYDAFKVFVGLPTTGGPAPAAAPAPAAAELAKA is encoded by the exons ATGGCGCTCTCTGATAAACCCTCTCGCCAATCTCTGATCCCCAGCTTCCTTTACTCTTCCCCTTCTTCCACTCGAACTCTTCCTCTCATGAAGATGCTTCAGTCTTCACCCACTCTCGATTCGGTTTCCTCTCCTTCTCCTAAGACCTTTGTTATTCCCTCCCCCACTGAGCCCTCTAAGAAGATCGAGATGTACTCTCCAGCCTTTTACACTGCTTGTACTTTTGGTGGAATTCTCAGCTGTGGTCTTACTCATATGGCTGTTACTCCTCTTGATTTGGTTAAATGTAATATGCAG ATTGATCCTGCGAAATACAAAAGTATTTCATCTGGTTTTGGAGTTTTGCTCAAGGAGCAGGGTGTGAGGGGTTTCTTCAGGGGCTGGGTGCCTACCCTTCTTGGGTACAGTGCACAGGGTGCTTGCAAGTTTGGATTCTACGAGTTCTTTAAGAAGTATTACTCTGATATTGCTGGACCTGAGTACGCTGCTAAGTACAAGACCTTGATCTACCTTGCCGGTTCTGCATCTGCTGAGGTGATTGCTGATATTGCACTTTGCCCTTTTGAAGCAGTGAAGGTTCGTGTTCAAACTCAGCCTGGTTTTGCTAGAGGTCTAGCTGATGGACTTCCCAAGTTCGTCAGATCTGAAGGAACTCTTGG GTTGTACAAGGGTATTGTTCCACTCTGGGGACGACAGATTCCAT ACACGATGATGAAGTTTGCATCCTTTGAGACAATAGTTGAGATGCTATACAAGTATGCCATTCCCACACCAAAGGACCAGTGCAGCAAATCTCTCCAGCTTGGTGTTAGTTTTGCTGGTGGATATGTGGCTGGTGTTTTCTGTGCTATCGTGTCTCATCCTGCCGATAATCTTGTGTCGTTCCTCAACAACGCCAAAGGAGCCACTGTTGGTGAT GCTGTCAAGAAGCTCGGATTATGGGGTCTCTTCACCCGTGGGCTACCTCTCCGTATTGTGATGATTGGAACTCTTACTGGTGCTCAATGGGGTATCTATGATGCCTTCAAAGTATTTGTTGGACT GCCTACCACCGGTGGCCCGGCGCCTGCTGCTGCCCCTGCACCTGCTGCAGCTGAGCTTGCAAAGGCGTGA